The Zobellia alginiliquefaciens genome contains a region encoding:
- the kdsA gene encoding 3-deoxy-8-phosphooctulonate synthase: MDLSLIPQIKHTDSNNFFLLSGPCAIEGEEMALRIAEKIVSVTDALKIPYVFKGSFKKANRSRVDSFTGIGDEKALKILRKVSETFHVPTITDIHEISDAEMAAEYVDVLQIPAFLVRQTDLVVAAAKTGKVVNLKKGQFMSPESMKHAVTKVIDSGNEQVWITDRGTMFGYQDMVVDFRGIPTMKEYAPVVLDVTHSLQQPNQASGVTGGRPELINTMARAGIAAGVDGIFMETHFDPANAKSDGANMLHLDHLERLLTNLTAIRKTVNGLQ; encoded by the coding sequence ATGGACTTATCCTTAATACCGCAAATAAAACATACTGACAGCAATAACTTTTTTCTACTTTCAGGCCCGTGTGCCATTGAAGGAGAAGAAATGGCGCTGCGCATTGCCGAAAAGATTGTTTCGGTTACCGATGCTCTAAAGATTCCGTATGTTTTTAAAGGAAGTTTTAAAAAGGCCAACCGTAGTCGAGTAGATTCATTCACTGGAATCGGCGATGAGAAAGCCTTAAAAATTCTGCGTAAAGTTTCGGAAACTTTTCATGTTCCGACCATAACCGATATTCACGAAATTTCCGATGCCGAAATGGCGGCAGAGTATGTTGATGTATTACAAATCCCAGCTTTTTTAGTTCGCCAGACCGATTTGGTTGTAGCCGCAGCAAAAACCGGTAAAGTGGTCAATCTGAAAAAGGGACAATTTATGAGTCCGGAAAGCATGAAACACGCCGTGACCAAAGTAATCGATTCTGGAAACGAACAAGTCTGGATTACCGATCGTGGCACCATGTTCGGTTATCAAGATATGGTGGTTGATTTTAGAGGTATTCCCACTATGAAAGAATACGCCCCTGTAGTGCTTGATGTGACGCATTCCCTGCAACAACCTAACCAAGCTTCAGGTGTTACCGGTGGTCGCCCGGAACTGATCAATACCATGGCACGTGCGGGAATTGCCGCAGGTGTGGACGGTATTTTTATGGAAACCCATTTTGACCCGGCAAATGCCAAAAGTGATGGCGCCAATATGCTGCACCTAGACCATTTAGAGCGCTTATTGACCAATTTAACCGCAATTAGAAAAACTGTAAACGGACTTCAGTAG